A genomic segment from Malus domestica chromosome 05, GDT2T_hap1 encodes:
- the LOC103427843 gene encoding uncharacterized protein has protein sequence MASAKREAPPSEDQPQEALKKARVAGDNVSSCNSSSEPLNRKQRVALNRADCALDFVIEGNERRGYALCDQGFAYCWSGARANVGINGGKYCFGCKIVSYQSVDMEDTKLDQQHLCRLGISRGDDAVGSLGETAFGFGYGGTGKFSYHSKFSDYGEKFGLGDTIACAVDLEDKSLASIGFYKNGKWLGRATFFEVKVLGVSGVDTAAGKMEWESGFFPHVLLKNVVVELQFNVEDGLVAEEGFKPWACALEDGNAVMGPAFSDPRACEVVMMVGLPASGKTTWAEKWAKQHPEKRYIVLGTNLILDQMKVPGLLRESNYGERFHFLMNRATDIFNVLLSRAATTPRNYIIDQTNVYKSARKRKLKPFAFFRKIAVVVFPSPEVLSVRSEKRMEEMGKELPAEAVNNMLANFVLPVSKDMRGSDEYFDEAMFVELNREESQRYLDEMKRSLASIDSNTYSVGSSVPTFSPNYGQSLVLPIPPPAPRMTVVRPYPIVSPSPRAVNPSGTYSGYSGSYSGVPRGGTDHYQSYGRPGAPTNPYGSSTSGAYPVGSATTSFTGNAYGHLGGAGDPRSAAPWAPIAPTFLPNPSPPAHGGLPYGTPAPGPQYGHLPPVNTPYHGGHYPPTPGYYH, from the exons ATGGCCTCAGCGAAACGCGAAGCTCCTCCCAGTGAAGACCAACCCCAGGAGGCCCTGAAGAAGGCCAGGGTCGCCGGCGATAACGTTTCGTCCTGCAACTCGTCTTCAGAACCCCTAAACCGGAAGCAGCGTGTAGCGCTCAATCGCGCCGACTGTGCCCTAG ATTTTGTAATCGAGGGCAATGAGCGTCGAGGATATGCACTTTGCGATCAGGGCTTTGCTTATTGCTGGTCCGGAGCTCGAGCGAATGTGGGGATTAATGGAGGGAAGTACTGTTTCGGCTGCAAGATCGTGTCTTATCAGTCGGTGGACATGGAGGATACTAAGCTTGATCAGCAGCATCTATGCCGACTCGGAATTTCGAGAGGGGATGATGCGGTTGGGAGCCTTGGGGAAACAGCTTTCGGCTTTGGGTATGGGGGCACTGGAAAATTCTCGTATCATAGCAAGTTTTCGGATTATGGTGAGAAGTTTGGTCTTGGCGATACCATAGCGTGTGCTGTCGATCTCGAGGATAAATCTCTTGCTTCCATTGGGTTCTATAAGAATGGGAAATGGTTGGGTCGAGCAACGTTTTTCGAGGTTAAGGTTTTGGGCGTTTCAGGGGTGGATACTGCTGCGGGGAAGATGGAATGGGAGTCGGGGTTTTTCCCTCACGTTTTGTTGAAAAATGTGGTGGTGGAGCTGCAGTTCAATGTTGAAGATGGACTTGTTGCTGAAGAGGGTTTTAAGCCTTGGGCATGTGCACTTGAGGATGGAAATGCAGTGATGGGACCTGCTTTTTCAGACCCGAGGGCTTGTGAAGTGGTTATGATGGTGGGTTTGCCTGCATCTGGAAAGACTACTTGGGCAGAGAAATGGGCGAAACAACATCCCGAGAAGCGTTATATTGTGCTTGGAACAAATTTAATTCTCGATCAAATGAAG GTGCCAGGGCTTTTGCGCGAGAGCAATTATGGTGAACGATTTCATTTCCTGATGAATCGAGCAACGGATATTTTTAACGTCCTTTTATCCAGAGCAGCCACCACACCTCGCAATTACATAATTGATCAGACAAATGTATACAAGAGTGCTCGTAAACGTAAACTTAAGCCATTTGCTTTCTTCCGGAAG ATTGCTGTTGTGGTGTTCCCAAGCCCCGAAGTGCTGAGTGTTCGTTCCGAGAAAAGAATGGAAGAAATGGGAAAGGAGCTCCCTGCTGAAGCAGTAAATAATATGTTAG CCAATTTTGTTTTACCTGTCAGCAAGGATATGCGTGGTTCAGATGAGTACTTCGACGAG GCTATGTTTGTAGAACTCAACAGAGAAGAGTCACAGAGATATTTGGATGAGATGAAGCGGTCACTCGCAAGCATTGACTCTAATACGTATTCTGTTGGAAGCTCTGTTCCTACGTTCTCACCAAATTATGGGCAAAGTCTTGTGCTGCCAATTCCTCCGCCTGCACCTAGGATGACTGTGGTGCGGCCATATCCTATTGTTTCGCCTTCTCCAAGGGCTGTTAACCCTTCTGGAACTTATTCTGGCTACTCGGGCAGTTACAGTGGTGTTCCTAGGGGAGGTACAGATCATTACCAGAGTTATGGACGACCAGGTGCTCCCACTAACCCCTACGGTAGTAGTACCAGTGGAGCTTATCCAGTAGGCAGTGCAACAACTTCTTTCACAGGCAATGCCTACGGACATCTTGGTGGTGCTGGAGATCCCAGAAGTGCTGCTCCCTGGGCTCCAATAGCACCCACATTTCTTCCCAATCCTTCCCCACCTGCACATGGAG GCTTACCATATGGAACTCCAGCTCCTGGTCCTCAGTACGGACATCTTCCTCCTGTTAACACTCCATATCATGGAGGCCATTACCCTCCTACGCCGGGGTACTACCACTGA